In Chaetodon trifascialis isolate fChaTrf1 chromosome 2, fChaTrf1.hap1, whole genome shotgun sequence, one DNA window encodes the following:
- the LOC139347326 gene encoding histone H4 yields the protein MSGRGKGGKGLGKGGAKRHRKVLRDNIQGITKPAIRRLARRGGVKRISGLIYEETRGVLKVFLENVIRDAVTYTEHAKRKTVTAMDVVYALKRQGRTLYGFGG from the coding sequence ATGAGCGGTAGGGGAAAGGGAGGCAAAGGACTCGGTAAGGGAGGCGCCAAGCGTCACCGCAAAGTTCTCCGTGATAACATCCAGGGAATTACAAAGCCCGCCATCCGCCGCCTGGCTCGCCGTGGTGGTGTAAAACGTATCTCCGGTCTCATCTATGAGGAGACTCGCGGTGTGTTGAAGGTTTTCCTGGAGAATGTCATTCGTGATGCAGTCACCTACACTGAGCACGCCAAAAGGAAGACCGTCACTGCCATGGATGTGGTTTATGCTCTGAAGAGGCAGGGTCGTACTCTTTACGGCTTTGGCGGCTAA